The sequence GCAAGTCAACACGCCCGCGACCCGCGCCATTTGGGGCTTGGTAGCCGAGGGCAGCTACAACCTCGGCGGCGTGCAACTCAAGTTTGGCCCGATTGAACGCAACTACGCCGCCCTGGTGCTCACCAGCCAGGATGGGCAGCCATTGGAAAAATCCAAACGCATTCTGCTAACCGTCGTGGGCTCAGCGCAGAATCAAGGGATGATCTGGAATGAGCAGCGCACGTCCGTGAACAAGAACTGGGGGACCGGCCCCACCATGGTCAACGGCATCCCAGTGGAGCTGACTTTGCCGTTCCGGGTGCAGAGCGTACACGCATTGAACCCCAAAGGGGAACGTCAGGGAACCGTGCCAGTGCAAGCGGACGGCGCGCAAAGCCGCCTTGCCATTGGGCCGGAATTCAAGACGCTGTGGTACGAATTGACGGCGGAGTAATCCGCAACCGGATCAGCCCGGCGGCCAGGCCATCGGGCGTCCGCCGAGTAAATGCACGTGCAGATGCGGCACGGACTCCCCGGCATGTGGTCCCTGGTTAATCACCAGCCGGTACCCGGTCTTATCCACGCCCAAATGCACGGCCACCGCCGCCGCCTTGAGCAGCAGATGCCCCAACAACGCCTGATCCTCCGCGCTCGCCGCCCCAATCCGCGAAATGGCCTTGCGCGGCACGATCAAGACATGCGTCGGCGCCTGCGGCGTGATGTCCCGAAACGCCACGACCAGCTCATCTTCATAAACGATCTGGGCCGCGATATCCTTGTCGCAAATTTTTTGGAAGAGGGTCTTGCTCATAAATATTCAGTCGTTGAACCTCAGGTTAAATCCCGCCGGGTCAAGTCACCATCAACCCGCAATCCGTCGAGCCTTCGCGCTGCTTGAGGCAATCGCGCAAAAACTCCACGATCTGATCCTGCAACCGCTGGCATTGATTGTTCCAGCGGCGGGTGCCCAGCAATTGTTTGACGCAACCGCGCAACCCGCGAAACCGCACCAGCGCGGGTGCGATCGCCAGTTGCCGTTGCATCTCCTCGCGCAACAGGCGGAAGAACATCAATTCAAAACCTTCCCCCGAAGCGGACGCCAGGCGTTCCAAATCCGAATCCGCCACGGACGCAGCCGGCGATTCGCCGGCGTTCACCAACGAGACGCCCAGCCCGCGCAACACCGTTTCAAACACCCGCGTGAATTCTGCCACCGTGATGCTGTCCCGTCCCTGCTCCTGACGAAAGAAATACACCACCGCCTCCAAGGCGTTATCCACCAACTCCCGGTCCACGCGGCCCGGAAACTCCGCGAGCAGCTTGCCGGCCAAGTCGGCGGCGCTCATCGGCAGCAGTTCGCCCGCCTCGGTCTCAAACACCAGGCAATCGCAGCGTAGTTGTATCATTTCTCACCTCCAGCTTCTTGACCGCATGCACAAAATCGGTCGCCTCCTGAAAACGCCGATACACGCTGGCATACCGCACGTACGCCACCTCATCCACCTCCCGCAACCCATTCATCACCTTCTCGCCAAGCACCGGACCGGGCACTTCCGAATCGAATTCCGCCGCCGCCTGGTCGGCGATGCGGTTGACCAGTTCCTGGATGACCTCATTGCTGACCGGGCGCTTTTGGCACGCCTTTTGAATGCCATTGAGAAGTTTATCCCGGTTAAACGCCTCGCGCCGGCCGTCGCGCTTCACAATCATCAGCGTGCCACGCTCGATCTGCTCGTACGTAGTGAAGCGATGCTGGCACTGGAGACATTCGCGGCGCCGGCGAATGGTCGAGCCCTCACTGGAAGTCCGTGAGTCAATCACTTTATCATCCTGGCCACCGCATTTAGGACAGCGCATAAGTTAATACCACAAAGTATAGTATGCGCGATTTAGTACCACACTGCATATAGGTAAGTCAACACGGTATTCTGCGTTTTTTCGAATTCCCGCCCCTTGCTCCTTGAAATACGCGCCACCAGAGCGTAAGCCCCATCCATGTTCGCCGATAATCTGGAAATAACGGGCGGGACGCTGGGGAAAAGGGAAAGTGCCGGGGGGGTTGTCATCAATCTTATTAAATACGCCCGTTTTGCGCCGCGCAGGGCCAGATTTGTCCGTTGCAAAACGCAATTTGCGGTCCGCACAAAGCGTTATGCAAAGGACAAATCGAGGGTTGCGGAGGCTCACCGGGGAACCACCCCTCACCCGGCCTGCCGCGCAGAGCAAATGCACGCGCCGACATTTTTGGAGTACGGCGGCAAGGTGGGACAAAGGGGCCGCGACACCGTTTTGGATTTCAACCCGCCAACCATGATTTACCGCCCGAATAGTCGTCGGCCCTCCATTCCGCATT comes from Verrucomicrobiota bacterium and encodes:
- the nrdR gene encoding transcriptional regulator NrdR, with translation MRCPKCGGQDDKVIDSRTSSEGSTIRRRRECLQCQHRFTTYEQIERGTLMIVKRDGRREAFNRDKLLNGIQKACQKRPVSNEVIQELVNRIADQAAAEFDSEVPGPVLGEKVMNGLREVDEVAYVRYASVYRRFQEATDFVHAVKKLEVRNDTTTLRLPGV
- a CDS encoding histidine triad nucleotide-binding protein; this encodes MSKTLFQKICDKDIAAQIVYEDELVVAFRDITPQAPTHVLIVPRKAISRIGAASAEDQALLGHLLLKAAAVAVHLGVDKTGYRLVINQGPHAGESVPHLHVHLLGGRPMAWPPG